Sequence from the Kribbella aluminosa genome:
CCGTCCAGCTCGGCGCCGGGCGGCTGACCCGGGAGGCGCTGACCGCGGACCCGCCGGACAAGGACCAGGTGCGTGCGCTGCGCCGCCGGATCCGGCTGGAGCTGGCCGCGGTCGCCGGTCCGGTACTGCGGGCCGGTAAGCCGCAGCGGTCCGTGGCCACCAGCAAGACGTTCCGCTCGCTGGCCCGGATCGCGGGGGCCGCTCCGTCCGCCGACGGGCCGTACGTACCGCGCACGCTGAACCGGGGCGACCTGAACGAGTGGATCCCGAAGCTGACCACGATGACCGCCGCCGAGCGGGCCGCCCTGCCCGGCGTCTCGGCCGGGCGCGCGTCCCAGCTGACCGCCGGTGCCCTGGTCGCCGACGCCGTGATGGACCTCTTCGACCTGCCCGCGCTGGAGGTCTGCCCGTGGGCCCTGCGCGAGGGTGTCATCCTGTCCCGGCTCGACCAGCTGCAACCCCGGTGAACCGATGAGCCCTCGTACGACCGCGAAGATCGGCCTGTCCACCGCCTCCGTCTATCCCGAGTCCACCGCCAGCGGTTTCGAGCTGGCGGCCCGGCTCGGGTACGACGGTGTCGAGGTGATGGTCGGGATCGACCCGCTGAGCACCCAGATCGACGCGATCCAGCGGCTGATCGACTACCACCAGCTGCCGGTGCTCGCGATCCACGCGCCGACCCTGCTGATCATGCAGCGCGTCTGGGGTACCGACCCGTGGAGCAAGCTCGAGCGCAGCGCCGAGGCCGCGAAGGAGCTCGGCGCGGACGTGGTCGTCGTCCACCCGCCGTTCCGCTGGCAGCGGGACTACGCGCGCGGGTTCGTCGAGGGGATCGCCCGGCTGGAGGCGGAGACGGGTGTGAAGCTGGCGGTCGAGAACATGTACCCGTGGCGGGCCCCCGGCCGCGACCTGCAGGCGTACGCGCCGAGCTGGGACCCGACCGAGCAGAGCTACGCGCACACCACGCTCGACCTGTCGCACGCGTCCACCGCGGAGCAGGACTGCGTCGACCTGGCGGCGACGATGGGCAGGAGCCTCACACACGTCCACCTCACCGACGGCACCGGCTCCGCGAAGGACGAGCACCTGGTCCCGGGCCGGGGTACGCAGCGCGCCGCCGACCTGCTCACCGAGCTGGCGAGACTGGACTTCAGCGGGCACATCATCATCGAGATCAACACCCGCCGCGCGACCAGCCGCTCCGAGCGTGAGGTCGACCTGGTCGAGTCGCTGGAGTTCACCCGCCGGCACTTCGTGAAGACCCGGCGGACGCCGTTCGCGGTCAGCCCGAACGGCGAGATCTCGGAGCTGACCCCATGACACCCCGATGACACGAGCCCGCCGTACGCCGGGACGCCGCCCAGGGGGACCGGACACCCGGGGAGAGATCCTCGACGCCGCCCGCGAATCCTTTGCGGACAAGGGATTCGCGGCCACCTCGATGCGCGCCGTCGCCCGCCGGGCCGGGGTGGACGCGGCGCTCGTGCACCACTACTTCGACAGCAAGGACGAGCTGTTCATCGAGGCGATGGCGATCCCGGTCGACCCGCGCCAGATCGCCGCGCACATCCTCAGTGGGCCGCGGG
This genomic interval carries:
- a CDS encoding Ppx/GppA phosphatase family protein — protein: MRLGVLDVGSNTVHLLVVDAHRGAAPLPAYSHKTELRLAEHLDKDGKIDGSGADGLIAFTKEAVQLAEDKGCESVLAFATSALREAPNGEKVLERVRTETGVHLEVLSGEDEARLTFLAVRRWFGWSSGRLAVFDIGGGSLEIAAGSDEQPTVAESVQLGAGRLTREALTADPPDKDQVRALRRRIRLELAAVAGPVLRAGKPQRSVATSKTFRSLARIAGAAPSADGPYVPRTLNRGDLNEWIPKLTTMTAAERAALPGVSAGRASQLTAGALVADAVMDLFDLPALEVCPWALREGVILSRLDQLQPR
- a CDS encoding sugar phosphate isomerase/epimerase family protein; the encoded protein is MSPRTTAKIGLSTASVYPESTASGFELAARLGYDGVEVMVGIDPLSTQIDAIQRLIDYHQLPVLAIHAPTLLIMQRVWGTDPWSKLERSAEAAKELGADVVVVHPPFRWQRDYARGFVEGIARLEAETGVKLAVENMYPWRAPGRDLQAYAPSWDPTEQSYAHTTLDLSHASTAEQDCVDLAATMGRSLTHVHLTDGTGSAKDEHLVPGRGTQRAADLLTELARLDFSGHIIIEINTRRATSRSEREVDLVESLEFTRRHFVKTRRTPFAVSPNGEISELTP